The genomic region TAGCGCCGGTGATAGCGCCCTGACCAGCTCGCGCATGCCATCTAATTTGAAACATGGTAATATGTCTCCTTAATATCGTATAAAATAAATTGAATTTAGCCCAAATATTATACAAGAAAAACGATTAATGTGTCTTATAACAATATCTTTTTAGGAATTTTTATAGGAAAATGGGGGCATACTTACAAGAATTATGGCTATTTTATGGCTATTTATTCTAAAAAGATAGGCGTTCTTAATCAAAACCACTAATATTTATTTTAAACTTTGTTATTATTTAGGGTGTGATTTGATTTTAGTCTGTATGGGGCAAGTGTGGAGCAAGATAACAAAAGGAATTGGGTTATGGATAAAACAACGGTTAAAATATTGATGGGCATGGCGTTATTATCATCGCTTCAAGCCGCAGAGGCAGAGCTTGATGAAAAATCAAAAAAACCTAAATTTGCGGATAGGAATACGTTTTATTTAGGGGTTGGGTATCAACTTAGTGCGATCAACACATCTTTTAGCACCGAGTCTGTAGATAAATCGTATTTTATGACCGGCAATGGCTTTGGTGTGGTGTTAGGGGGAAATTTGTGGCTAAAACGCAAGCTGTAGAGCATGTGGGTTTTCGTTACGGGTTGTTTTATGATCAGACCTTTTCTTCTCACAAATCCTATATTTCTACCTATGGTTTAGAATTTAGCGGTTTGTGGGACGCTTTCAATTCGCAAAAGATGTTTTTAGGGTTAGAGTTTGGCTTAGGCATCGCTGGGGCGACTTACATGCCAGGAGGGGCTATGCATGGGATTATCGCTCAAAATTTAGGCAAAGAAAATTCGCTTTTCCAATTGCTTGTGAAAGTGGGTTTTCGTTTTGGCTTTTTCCACAATGAAATCACTTTCGGGTTGAAATTCCCTTTCATTCCTAACAAAAGAACTGAAATTATTGATGGCTTGAGCGCGACTACTTTATGGCACCGCTTACCGGTCGCTTATTTCAATTATATCTATAATTTTTAGATATAGTTATTTAGAGGTTTTAGATTTGACAAAATCAATTAACTCTCGTGTGTCTATGGTTAGGGTTAAGAATTGCTGATAAGTGGTGATCCACTTGCCCCCTTTCCCATACAAATGATACCCATCGCCCCCACCTAAAAAGTTAAAAAACGCATCCGCTCGCACGCTTATCCATTTATTTTTATAAACATAGTAAAGCCCTATCATGTCAAAATTAGGGGCTCTATACCATGGCAAGCCGGTATAAAGGGATTGGCCATAAGTAGCGTAAAAGTGCATTTGGGGTTTGTTGGAAAAATAGTATCTGTTAAAAATCCCAAAGCCTTTGTATTGCGCTTGAGCGTAAAATTCCCCCCCAAAGCTGTTATAAAATCGGGCGTTTTTGCACTCGCTAGCATAACGCACGCAATAATGGGTTTGAGACGACTGCGTGCCAAAAGTCATGAAAATATTGTCCATATAAGGCATGAGATTTTTAAAATCCGCTTTTAAATAAGCATGGTAATAGACCCTGTCTAAAATGGTAGGGTTAGAGTATTTCCCTATTTCTCCGCCTTGTGGGTTATTTTTTTGACTGAAATAGGGGTAGCCATTAGGCCATTGCGGGGTTGCATCGCCTGGTTTTAAGTAAGAATTACCGCCGTAAGGGTAATTATTTCCCATGCTATGATGGCTGGCGTTATGAAAAATGACAAGCTGCCCCCCCAAACCTAAATACCCTTTAAGAAACTGAAATTCTGAAGAAACAAAATACAAGAATTGATCAAAATCGTAATTTTTCTTTTTGGGCTGGTTGTTCCAATTGCGCCCCCCATACCAATCCACAACGCCCTCAAACCACCCATTCCACCAGCGGTTAGGATCATAAGCCGGTTTGAATTGAAACGCTCCTCCCCTAAAAGTGGGGTCTATAAACCAAAAAAGTTTTTTAAAAGCGCTTAAAGGGTAATGCCCTATTTGATAGCTTCGCGGCACAATGCCTAAAAAAAATCTCAAATTTTTCCCTATGTATTGGTAATACATGGTAACCCCCCACGAATAAGGGAAGTAGCTATAATGCGTGTGCAAATTTTGAATGAACCACGCCCCAAACATCAAGGCTTGTCTTTTGTCTAATTGAACGCCGATTTGAGGCATGAGACGACCTTGCATTTTGGTTAGGCTATTCCAATAGGGGTTGTTGGCTGGGGCCACTAAATTGAAATTAAAGCTCATAAACTTCAAGTCATAGACAAAACTGGCCGCTTTTATTAAGGGTGGTGTTAAAAAACCTGAAAATAACAACGCGCAAAGAGATTTTTTTAAGAAAATCAAATTAGAATACAGCCCCTTTCATCATCTTTTAAAATTGCAGCATTTAAAATAGCAACGCTTAAAGACAAGATGCGATTTTAAATTAATTTCCATTAAAAACAACATAAAAACCAAAAACAGAACCCTTTCAAGTTCGGTTTTTTTTTTTTTTGGATAAAATAGTTTTAAAAAGGGGTGTTTCATTTTTTATGACTTCAGCTTCAAACCATTCTTTTAAAGAACAAGATTTTCATATCCCTATCGCTTTTGCTTTTGATAAGAATTACCTCATTCCTGCGGGCGCGTGTCTTTATTCCTTGCTAGAAAGCATCGCTAAAGCCAATAAAAAAATCCGTTACACCCTACACGCTCTAGTGGTGGGCTTGAATGAAGAAGATAAAGCAAAGCTTAATCAAATCGCAGAGCCTTTTAAAGAATTTGCCGCTTTGGAAGTGAGAGATATTGAGTCTTTTTTAGACACTATCCCTAACCCTTTTGATGAGGATTTCACCAAGCGTTTTTCTAAAATGGTGTTAGTGAAGTATTTTCTAGCGGATTTATTCCCCAAATATTCTAAAATGGTGTGGAGCGATGTGGACGTTATCTTTTGCAATGAATTTAGCACTGATTTCTTAAACATTAAAGAAGATGATGAGAATTATTTTTATGGGGTTTTAGGAGGCGGAGAGTGCCATGTGTTGGAAGGGTTTTTGTTTTGTAATTTAGATTACCAGCGCAAGAACCATTTTGTCTCAAAAACCCATGCACTTTTGGAAGAAAACAAGGCTACAGAAGAATTGGATTTCACCCAATGGTGTTGGCCCAATATGAAAGCTTTAGGGATTGAATATTGCGTTTTCCCTTATTATTACACTGTCAAAGATTTTTCTGCATCCTTGCCTGAGAATTATTTTTTGCATGAGATTTATAAGAAAACCATCTCAAACGCGCTCAAAAACCCTATAATCATCCATTATGATGTTTGGTGGGGGGCGGTGAAGCCTTGGGATTATCCTTTTGGTTTAAAAGCGGATTTGTGGCTGAACGCTTTGGCTAAAACCCCTTTTATGAGCGACTGGATTGATTCGATCGCTAGGGTGGAAATAGGCAGCGAAAAATGGCATCGCTACCACAGCATCGTTGCCTATCACTACTACTTTCCCCTATGGAAGACTGAAGAGCAGATCGCCCACGACGCGCTCAAGACCTTTTTAGACCATTATTTTTCGTGCATCCATGCCACAATCAAGCAAGAAAATCTCGGAATGTTCTTGAACCACTACTTCTCGCATGCCCATGCAGAGATCAAAGAAAACTCCCTTGAAGCGTTCTTGAACCACTACTTCTCGCATGCCCATGCAGAGATCAAAGAAAACTCCCTTGAAGCGTTCTTGAACCACTACTTCTCGCATGCCCATGCAGAGATCAAAGAAAACTCCCTTGAAGCGTTCTTGAACTATTACTTTTCGCATGTTTATAGACTCCCTAAAAACGCGCAAAAGAGACTCTTTAGGGTGTTTATCAAACACTGCATCTTCATACCACTCAAGAGCCTTGTGGGTAAGACTCTGCGATTCTTAAAACTCCATGCACTGGTGAAAAAAATCCTAATCCAACTCAAGCTCTTAAGAAAGAGCTAGAGCCAAAACTTTTAATCAAACGATTTTTTCATATCAATCACATAGCGGAATTTCGCTTTCCCATGGGTTAGGTTATGATAAGCGGTGTCAATATCCTTGCCTAAAATCAAATCCACTTCAGGGTAAATATTGTGTTTGATAGAAAAATCCATCATTTCTTGGGTTTCTTTAATGCCCCCAATCAGTGAGCCATAAACCTTGCGATTGCTTAAATAGATAAAATCAAAAACGCTAAGCACTGGAGCAACTTCTACAGGAGGAAGCCCCACAAGGGCTAATTCGCCACTATAAGTTAAGAGCTTGAGGTAGTCTTTTAGATCATAATGGGTAGGAATGGTTGAAATGATAAAGTCCAATTCCTCTTTGCATTGTTTGGGGTCCGTATAGAAATGTTTGACCCCCATGCTTAAAGCGTCCTGCTTTTTGTGTTCGTTTCTTGCAAAAACGCTCACTTCAGCCCCCATAGCCACAGCGTATTTAACCGCCATGCCTCCTAGCCCGCCAAACCCAGCGACGCCCACTTTTGTGCCTTTAGTAACCTTAGAAAATTTTAAGGGCGAATAAGTGGTGATGCCCGCGCAAAGCAAGGGGGCTACTTTTTCTAAAGGAGCGTTTTTATCCACGCTAATCACATAGTTTTCATCCACGACAATATTATTAGAGTAACCGCCCATGTGGGGTTCGTTGTCATGGAAAGAATCCAAACAATCATAAGTGAATACCACTTTGGCGCAAAATTGCTCTTGGTGTTCTTTACAGGGCTTACACGCTTTGCATGAATTGACAAAACAGCCCACGCCCACCACATCGCCAACCTTAAATTTCTTAACTTCCTTACCCACTTCTTTGATGACCCCAGCAATTTCATGTCCAGGAACCATAGGGTAAATGCCTTCTCTCCATTCGCTATAAGCGCTATGAACATCGCTATGACAAATCCCTGCATAAAGAATGTCAATCAACACATCTTTAGGGCCTACAGCATGGCGACTAAAATCATGGGGTTTGAAATGCCCGTCTTTAGAAAAAATAGCAAAACCTTTAGATGGAACTCTCATAAAAACTCCTTGTTTGATTAAAATACCGCTATTGTATCGTTTTTATGGTTTGCTTA from Helicobacter pylori harbors:
- a CDS encoding NAD(P)-dependent alcohol dehydrogenase is translated as MRVPSKGFAIFSKDGHFKPHDFSRHAVGPKDVLIDILYAGICHSDVHSAYSEWREGIYPMVPGHEIAGVIKEVGKEVKKFKVGDVVGVGCFVNSCKACKPCKEHQEQFCAKVVFTYDCLDSFHDNEPHMGGYSNNIVVDENYVISVDKNAPLEKVAPLLCAGITTYSPLKFSKVTKGTKVGVAGFGGLGGMAVKYAVAMGAEVSVFARNEHKKQDALSMGVKHFYTDPKQCKEELDFIISTIPTHYDLKDYLKLLTYSGELALVGLPPVEVAPVLSVFDFIYLSNRKVYGSLIGGIKETQEMMDFSIKHNIYPEVDLILGKDIDTAYHNLTHGKAKFRYVIDMKKSFD
- a CDS encoding glycosyltransferase family 8 protein, with translation MTSASNHSFKEQDFHIPIAFAFDKNYLIPAGACLYSLLESIAKANKKIRYTLHALVVGLNEEDKAKLNQIAEPFKEFAALEVRDIESFLDTIPNPFDEDFTKRFSKMVLVKYFLADLFPKYSKMVWSDVDVIFCNEFSTDFLNIKEDDENYFYGVLGGGECHVLEGFLFCNLDYQRKNHFVSKTHALLEENKATEELDFTQWCWPNMKALGIEYCVFPYYYTVKDFSASLPENYFLHEIYKKTISNALKNPIIIHYDVWWGAVKPWDYPFGLKADLWLNALAKTPFMSDWIDSIARVEIGSEKWHRYHSIVAYHYYFPLWKTEEQIAHDALKTFLDHYFSCIHATIKQENLGMFLNHYFSHAHAEIKENSLEAFLNHYFSHAHAEIKENSLEAFLNHYFSHAHAEIKENSLEAFLNYYFSHVYRLPKNAQKRLFRVFIKHCIFIPLKSLVGKTLRFLKLHALVKKILIQLKLLRKS